The Bacillota bacterium genomic sequence ATTGGTGAATCGACCGCGCCGCCACTTTTCCAGCCCCCATCGCCAGGATCACGGTGGCCGCCCCCGTAACGATGTCGCCGCCAGCAAAAACGCCAGGGATGGATGTAGCCCCATTCTTGTCGGCCACGA encodes the following:
- a CDS encoding dihydropyrimidine dehydrogenase (NADH-dependent; catalyzes the conversion of pyrimidines to 5,6-dihydro compounds in pyrimidine degradation) yields the protein VADKNGATSIPGVFAGGDIVTGAATVILAMGAGKVAARSIHQYLMGDNQQS